A genomic window from Macaca thibetana thibetana isolate TM-01 chromosome 16, ASM2454274v1, whole genome shotgun sequence includes:
- the ATP5MC1 gene encoding ATP synthase F(0) complex subunit C1, mitochondrial, with translation MQTTGALLISPALIRCTRGLIRPVSASFLNSPVNSSKQPSYSSFPLQVARREFQTSVVSRDIDTAAKFIGAGAATVGVAGSGAGIGTVFGSLIIGYARNPSLKQQLFSYAILGFALSEAMGLFCLMVAFLILFAM, from the exons ATGCAGACTACCGGGGCATTACTCATTTCTCCAGCTCTG ATCCGCTGTACCAGGGGTCTAATCAGGCCTGTGTCTGCCTCCTTCCTGAATAGCCCAGTGAATTCATCTAAACAG CCTTCCTACAGCAGCTTCCCACTCCAGGTGGCCAgacgggagttccagaccagtgtTGTCTCCCGGGACATTGACACAGCAGCCAAGTTTATTGGTGCTGGGGCAGCCACAGTTGGTGTGGCTGGTTCAGGGGCTGGCATTGGAACGGTGTTTGGCAGTTTGATCATTGGCTATGCCAG GAACCCATCTCTCAAGCAGCAGCTCTTCTCCTATGCCATTCTGGGCTTTGCCCTGTCTGAGGCCATGGGGCTCTTCTGTTTGATGGTCGCCTTCCTCATCCTCTTCGCCATGTGA